TAAGGAGTTTTGCTTGTAGAAGTCTGAGTGGTGGTTCGGTAACCCCATAGAGCATAGGGAAACTTCTCATGCCAATCCCTATATGTCCGTGTGCTTTTCTTCAAGATTGATATTACGTTCTTGTTAGCAGCCTCGACCGCCCCGTTGGTTTGCGGTCGATATGGTGACAACTTGTGATGCTCaattttgaattctctcaaaAGCTCGAGCACACTACCTTGAAAGTGTCGCTCTTTATCAGAAATCATCGAATGGGGAACCCCGTATCGACTAATGATATTACTGCGAATGAATTTTTCCACGTGGGaggatttgaggattttgaacgAAGAAGCCTCAACCCACTTGGTGAAATAGTCAATAGCGACCAAGATGAATTCATGATCGTTGGATGCATGGGGGTGGATTTTTCCGATGATATCAATTCCTCATGTGGAAAATGGCCATGGAGAAGTCATTTTATAGAGGAGAGAAACAAAGTATGCTTTAGATTAACATAAATTTCACACTAGTGACACTTTTTGACGAACGCAATGCAATCATGTTGCAAGTTCTACCAAAAGTAGCCTAGCCGAAGAATTTTCTTAGCAAGGGCCATGTCGTTCATATGGGAATCACAATTTCCATCATGGACTTCTTCCATGAAGGTGGTAGATTATGTCTGATCTACGCAAAACATGTTTTATCCATCAAAGGATCGTCGATAGAGACATCCTGCCACAACCACATAACTAGTGGCAAACTGACGGAGAGAACGACGTTCTTTCTTATGaaagtgggaaggatattcccCCTTTTCGATATAAGATTGGATGGGCTCAAACCAAGGTTTACTTGAGATATCAGTGTTAGCAACCACTAGTTTCTCATAGATGTGATTGCACCTCTGTTGGATTTTGAGTGGCTTGATCTTGATTCCCTCGGGAATTTGAGTCATCACCGCAAGAGTTGCAAGGGTGTTAGCGAAACGATTCTGACTCCTTGGAGCATGGATGAAAACAACACTTTCGAACTTAGCGATTAAACACATGAGGAAAGAATGATAAGGTTTAAGATTGCCCTCTTTGACCTGCCAATCTCTATTAGCTTGCGAGATTACAAGATTTGAGTCTCCGATAACCTCCAATATACTAATCCTTTTCTCGCTGGCTAACTTGATCCCAGCGATGCATGCTTCGTACTCAGCTTCATTGTTGGTGACACTAT
This genomic window from Impatiens glandulifera unplaced genomic scaffold, dImpGla2.1, whole genome shotgun sequence contains:
- the LOC124918099 gene encoding uncharacterized protein LOC124918099; translated protein: MDDDDFRYDITYTVQKSIKGSVVADFLADQPITFEDDDEEMVFPDDEIMTVQSKAWKLMFDGALGKQGYDIGILLIDPADTYNPTYVKLGYSVTNNEAEYEACIAGIKLASEKRISILEVIGDSNLVISQANRDWQVKEGNLKPYHSFLMCLIAKFESVVFIHAPRSQNRFANTLATLAVMTQIPEGIKIKPLKIQQRCNHIYEKLVVANTDISSKPWFEPIQSYIEKGEYPSHFHKKERRSLRQFATSYVVVAGCLYRRSFDG